In one window of Blastocatellia bacterium DNA:
- a CDS encoding glycosyltransferase family 4 protein produces the protein MRVLYVSHFGGLGGAERSLLELMDAVRRLGVDPVLLCPSGPLSEAAATAGIPVANWGARPVTRSRGLNNWKFVLPRLPLGWRELDRTVRRFQPHLLHANSAQAMLWIGPVASWRGCPVVWHWRDFYGGRGVAKSMAGRADAIIAISEATLTFAEKLLGPSSRHLTLVRNGVADLPPRDADHVAAVRRALDIPPAERLVVMAGQSIPRKGHAVLLAALAILTRTHPDLHAWLLCPEHDQKAATYTRQLRRLAVDLGCGPQVRITEGVEQIAPVLYAADVVAVPSLREPFGRIAVEAMLAKRPVIASSVDGLKEIVTEDETGLLVPPGDPAGLAAGLARILDEPASWASRAEAARRKALHLFSISRVAAELVPVYGAICHN, from the coding sequence ATGAGGGTTTTGTATGTCTCGCACTTTGGTGGCCTGGGCGGAGCCGAGCGCAGCCTGCTGGAACTCATGGACGCGGTTCGGAGGCTGGGCGTTGACCCCGTCTTACTATGTCCGTCCGGGCCCCTGAGCGAGGCCGCCGCAACGGCCGGCATTCCTGTGGCTAACTGGGGCGCGCGTCCCGTTACGCGCTCACGAGGACTGAATAACTGGAAGTTTGTCCTTCCCCGTCTGCCTCTGGGCTGGAGGGAACTGGATCGAACAGTGCGGCGTTTCCAACCTCACCTTCTCCATGCGAACAGCGCGCAGGCCATGCTCTGGATCGGCCCGGTTGCGTCGTGGCGAGGCTGCCCGGTGGTTTGGCACTGGCGAGATTTCTATGGCGGCCGTGGTGTCGCCAAGTCAATGGCCGGACGAGCCGATGCGATCATAGCCATCTCTGAAGCCACGCTGACATTCGCCGAGAAACTGCTCGGTCCCTCGTCGCGCCACCTTACGCTCGTTCGTAACGGCGTCGCTGATTTACCGCCGCGCGATGCCGACCACGTAGCCGCTGTTCGCCGCGCCCTAGATATCCCTCCTGCCGAGCGGCTCGTGGTGATGGCCGGTCAGTCCATACCCAGGAAGGGCCACGCTGTCCTCCTTGCAGCGCTTGCTATTCTGACCCGGACCCATCCCGACTTACACGCGTGGCTATTGTGCCCGGAGCATGATCAGAAGGCCGCGACCTACACTCGGCAACTTCGCCGGCTCGCAGTGGATCTCGGGTGTGGCCCACAAGTCAGGATCACCGAGGGGGTCGAGCAGATCGCACCTGTGTTATATGCCGCCGACGTGGTAGCCGTGCCGTCTTTGCGGGAACCATTCGGGAGAATAGCGGTGGAGGCGATGCTGGCCAAACGTCCGGTAATAGCATCTTCGGTCGACGGCCTGAAGGAGATCGTGACGGAAGATGAAACAGGCTTGCTGGTCCCTCCGGGTGATCCCGCCGGCCTTGCGGCCGGTTTAGCCCGCATCCTTGATGAGCCCGCCTCGTGGGCGTCAAGAGCGGAAGCCGCTCGGCGCAAGGCGCTGCATCTCTTCTCAATATCGCGCGTGGCGGCGGAACTCGTTCCCGTATACGGCGCGATCTGTCATAACTGA
- a CDS encoding glycosyltransferase, protein MIVLEATDGGTARHVVDLALGSHSRGLAVDLVCATRRKPEFRHTLSQLRKAGITVHEFDMRRKVRPLRDIAAVIRLRSLILNTAPDVLHLHSSKAGALGRSAIIGLGRRRPVVVYTPHAYAFLAQPGRLSRWMYRKVESALLPWTDGVVAVSESEGQAAWRLGAKDRVVVINNGIDASMGSWRRSRERLLRVGWLGRLTWQKNPVAAIKMSLALSHLGLDHELLLAGDGPEREQVLAAIRDLRAEASVRVLGHIRDTDAFLADIDIFLMTSRTEGLPYAGLDAMAHGLPIVGFDVPGVRDLVDSGVTGLLTAPGNLSELAAHVARLGRSEELRRSFGVAAQRRVRNDFQLCEQLDQLSLLYRSLAAGRVATGIGGREDIERQCFNFSFTE, encoded by the coding sequence ATGATTGTCCTGGAAGCGACCGATGGGGGAACGGCGAGGCACGTCGTTGACCTCGCTCTCGGGTCCCACTCGCGCGGATTGGCTGTCGACCTGGTGTGCGCAACGCGCCGTAAGCCGGAGTTTCGCCATACTCTGTCTCAGCTACGAAAAGCAGGAATCACTGTCCACGAGTTTGATATGCGGCGGAAAGTGCGTCCGCTGCGGGATATCGCCGCCGTGATTCGGCTCAGAAGTTTGATACTGAACACAGCGCCCGACGTTCTCCATCTTCACAGCTCCAAAGCCGGCGCCCTTGGGCGAAGCGCGATCATCGGACTGGGCCGGCGCCGCCCGGTGGTCGTGTATACGCCACACGCTTATGCCTTTCTGGCCCAGCCCGGACGTTTGAGCCGTTGGATGTACCGGAAGGTGGAAAGCGCGCTATTGCCCTGGACGGATGGTGTGGTGGCCGTGTCGGAAAGCGAGGGACAGGCGGCGTGGCGGCTAGGAGCAAAAGACCGCGTGGTGGTGATCAACAACGGCATCGACGCCAGCATGGGCTCTTGGCGGCGGTCCAGAGAACGCCTTCTGCGTGTCGGCTGGCTGGGCCGTCTGACATGGCAAAAGAACCCTGTGGCCGCGATCAAGATGTCGCTGGCCCTTTCACATCTCGGTCTGGATCATGAATTACTGCTTGCAGGCGATGGGCCCGAGCGGGAACAGGTGCTGGCCGCGATACGCGATCTGCGAGCCGAAGCGAGTGTGCGGGTGCTGGGCCACATCCGCGATACGGATGCCTTCCTCGCCGACATCGACATTTTCTTGATGACTTCCAGAACAGAGGGCTTGCCTTACGCGGGGCTGGATGCGATGGCCCACGGCCTTCCGATTGTAGGGTTCGACGTTCCCGGCGTTCGGGATCTGGTTGACTCTGGTGTGACAGGGCTGCTGACCGCTCCCGGCAACTTGAGCGAATTAGCTGCTCACGTCGCGCGGCTTGGCCGAAGTGAGGAGCTTCGGCGCTCGTTCGGAGTCGCGGCGCAACGGCGCGTGCGAAACGATTTCCAACTCTGCGAGCAGTTAGATCAGCTCAGCCTGCTGTACCGTTCACTTGCCGCGGGCCGTGTTGCCACCGGCATCGGCGGGAGAGAGGACATTGAGAGGCAATGTTTCAATTTTTCTTTTACGGAGTGA
- a CDS encoding alpha/beta fold hydrolase, with product MSEEIITFGKTRTLVGILHTPVGDVPRADLPAVLLLNAGLLHRVGPNRLYVKIARQLERSGFHVLRFDVWGIGDSHDHAGETKGTFVDDTLEAFEVLNQRLGATRFMLMGICMGAQIALEVASRDLRVESLALMEGIYVKSARYHLSRILSPRKWKRVFTGESQMVKRLRKKLLLKHSGNNSDNRQPATESKGSHTSNGNITLFLDENRDKNMKEKLGALLERGTKIILIFRNGNEIAYNYRLRKAGDEIFAVGLPRGLDVVFVRFADHTFTPLLSQDLLLKAIMRWIEALGLRECARA from the coding sequence ATGAGCGAAGAAATCATCACCTTTGGAAAGACGCGGACGCTGGTCGGCATCCTTCATACACCTGTTGGCGACGTACCGCGGGCGGACCTTCCGGCCGTGCTATTACTGAACGCCGGCCTCCTGCACCGGGTCGGGCCAAATCGGCTTTATGTGAAGATCGCCCGCCAACTGGAGCGCAGCGGGTTCCACGTATTGCGGTTCGACGTGTGGGGAATCGGAGATAGCCATGACCATGCCGGCGAGACAAAGGGCACGTTCGTCGATGACACCCTCGAAGCGTTCGAAGTATTAAACCAACGTCTCGGGGCGACCAGGTTCATGCTGATGGGAATTTGCATGGGCGCGCAGATCGCGCTCGAAGTCGCCAGCCGCGACCTGCGAGTGGAAAGCCTGGCGCTGATGGAAGGGATCTACGTGAAGTCCGCTAGATATCATCTCTCCCGTATCCTGAGCCCCCGTAAATGGAAGCGCGTCTTCACCGGTGAGAGCCAAATGGTAAAGCGACTACGCAAGAAGCTACTGCTCAAACACTCAGGGAATAACTCGGACAATCGCCAGCCGGCAACCGAGAGCAAGGGCAGTCACACGAGCAACGGAAACATTACCTTGTTTCTCGACGAGAACCGGGATAAGAACATGAAGGAGAAGCTTGGCGCCCTGCTTGAGCGGGGCACAAAGATTATTCTCATCTTTCGAAACGGAAATGAAATCGCCTACAACTACCGGCTGCGGAAAGCGGGTGACGAAATTTTCGCGGTGGGACTGCCGCGCGGGCTGGACGTGGTGTTCGTAAGATTTGCCGACCACACCTTTACGCCACTCCTCAGCCAGGATTTATTGCTGAAAGCCATAATGAGGTGGATCGAAGCGCTTGGCCTAAGGGAATGCGCGCGCGCCTGA
- a CDS encoding alpha/beta fold hydrolase: MSTPAQISVGTAGEYQARLAHLWEKNLGVSVGNFDDYFERGGDSLRGTELINWIYEDFGVELSLLDLFEARTITTQTDLLLSKVRSTHPDSVKPITEYCFFGPNQARLFGALHCAGSNERKSGVILCYPMGQEYMRIHRTYVELARNLADSGRDTLRFDYYGCGDSGGEATDGTLKQWTNDICQAIQMLRAQTGVQKVYLVGARIGANLALNAGAEADDLAGIVLWEPVVNGADHIATLLRAHHDLLASNAELNGYEQRQLPNCFAELIGFPITKELYDELTAIDLLSTTPSRRLPDMLLLANSEKPQLEAYATFLRKCEARLDYVIAGESDRIWLKEDRRHKGVIPARAVQAIASWLSGRSE, encoded by the coding sequence ATGAGCACACCCGCTCAGATTTCGGTTGGCACGGCTGGCGAGTATCAGGCCCGCCTGGCCCACCTGTGGGAGAAGAATCTCGGCGTTTCAGTCGGGAATTTCGACGACTATTTTGAAAGGGGGGGCGATTCTCTTCGAGGTACAGAGTTAATCAATTGGATATACGAGGACTTCGGAGTTGAGCTCTCATTGCTCGATCTCTTCGAAGCCAGAACCATCACGACCCAAACAGACCTCCTTCTCTCAAAAGTACGGAGCACGCACCCCGACAGCGTCAAGCCGATTACCGAGTACTGTTTTTTTGGCCCGAATCAGGCGCGTCTGTTCGGCGCTTTACACTGCGCCGGGTCGAACGAAAGAAAATCGGGAGTCATACTGTGTTATCCGATGGGCCAGGAGTACATGCGAATTCATCGCACGTACGTAGAGCTCGCCAGAAACCTGGCGGATTCGGGGCGCGACACACTACGATTTGACTATTACGGCTGCGGCGACTCCGGCGGCGAAGCTACGGATGGTACGCTGAAACAATGGACGAACGACATTTGTCAGGCCATCCAGATGCTGCGCGCTCAGACAGGGGTGCAGAAAGTGTATCTAGTGGGTGCGCGAATCGGCGCTAACCTTGCACTGAATGCCGGAGCGGAAGCCGATGACCTGGCCGGCATCGTGCTCTGGGAGCCGGTCGTGAACGGCGCGGACCACATAGCGACGCTCCTGCGCGCGCACCATGACTTGCTCGCCTCCAACGCTGAGCTCAATGGCTACGAGCAGCGGCAGTTACCGAATTGCTTCGCAGAATTGATCGGCTTCCCCATCACAAAAGAACTCTACGACGAGTTGACGGCGATTGATCTTCTCTCAACCACTCCTTCCAGGAGGTTGCCGGATATGCTCCTGCTGGCGAACTCAGAAAAGCCGCAACTCGAAGCGTATGCCACCTTTCTGCGAAAGTGCGAGGCCAGGCTCGATTATGTGATCGCGGGCGAATCAGATCGCATCTGGCTCAAGGAAGATCGCCGGCACAAAGGCGTCATTCCGGCGCGTGCCGTCCAGGCCATTGCGTCGTGGTTATCCGGGAGGAGCGAATGA
- a CDS encoding PAS domain-containing protein → MLASESAINEEALNDFSDYFHAAPIGLHVTGPDGTITRTNLAELKLLSYSDHADEYIGHHMAEFFADSDRVRTLLDQLVAGETVVEHDITLLRRDGTPQRVLLYANAKIDGGTLRGVRCFTFPHPEDLRPDVAEVGALKDQSVAERQLELTAAQRSELYAELLDFFDNAPVGLHMVGGDGLIKYANKCELASMGYDPETYIGQHIARFHADQKVIDGMLEDLVGGTPLVNFGATLFRKDGAKLPVMIYSNSRMSDDSFVNTRCVTVPVPGSGLVTSSTTPEFSWPRNEDFGFAILRRDETPSDVKPNPMTVALKYIASRKRPEEALGFLAHVSKVLGSTEPFDAMLREALTLSVPYLADFATVDLPPAHLAHAISQTLKTDADKIIRFFSVGGPNTKFSIESVRATGLVEAGFDLAAERETRGERASELLDMGIKSVLMAPLTIRGQHLGALTLLRANLSSRRDFGPADRALAEEFARRLSFAIEIERLSK, encoded by the coding sequence ATGCTGGCAAGCGAATCGGCCATTAACGAAGAAGCGCTGAATGACTTCTCCGATTACTTTCATGCGGCCCCCATCGGTCTGCACGTCACGGGACCTGACGGAACGATCACCCGGACGAACCTCGCCGAATTGAAGTTGCTCAGTTACAGCGACCATGCAGATGAGTACATCGGCCACCACATGGCTGAGTTCTTTGCCGATTCGGACAGGGTGCGGACACTTCTGGACCAACTGGTTGCCGGTGAGACGGTCGTCGAACATGATATTACTCTGTTGCGTCGGGATGGCACTCCCCAGCGGGTGCTGTTGTACGCGAACGCGAAGATTGATGGCGGCACTCTTCGCGGCGTGCGCTGCTTCACGTTTCCTCATCCTGAGGACTTGCGGCCTGACGTTGCCGAAGTCGGGGCGCTGAAGGATCAGTCGGTAGCGGAACGTCAACTCGAGCTCACGGCAGCACAGCGCAGCGAGCTGTATGCCGAGCTGCTGGACTTCTTTGATAACGCCCCTGTCGGTCTACACATGGTCGGCGGCGATGGCTTGATCAAGTACGCGAATAAGTGTGAGCTCGCGTCCATGGGATACGATCCCGAGACTTATATCGGACAGCACATCGCGCGTTTCCACGCCGACCAAAAGGTAATCGACGGGATGCTCGAGGACCTGGTCGGCGGGACGCCCCTCGTAAATTTCGGCGCCACCCTCTTCCGCAAGGACGGCGCGAAACTTCCGGTAATGATCTACTCCAACTCCAGGATGAGTGACGACAGCTTTGTCAACACCCGCTGCGTCACGGTGCCGGTGCCGGGGTCGGGCCTGGTAACGAGCAGTACAACTCCGGAGTTCTCCTGGCCTCGCAACGAAGACTTCGGATTCGCGATTTTAAGAAGGGACGAGACGCCGTCCGACGTGAAACCGAACCCGATGACGGTTGCGCTGAAATACATCGCCAGCCGGAAACGGCCGGAGGAGGCTTTGGGGTTTCTGGCTCACGTCAGCAAAGTGCTCGGCTCGACCGAACCCTTTGACGCCATGCTCCGCGAGGCATTAACCCTGAGCGTACCTTACCTGGCGGATTTTGCGACGGTTGACTTGCCGCCGGCTCATCTGGCCCATGCGATCTCTCAGACGCTGAAAACCGATGCGGACAAGATAATTCGCTTCTTTAGTGTGGGTGGTCCGAACACAAAGTTTAGCATCGAATCGGTGCGGGCAACTGGTTTAGTCGAAGCCGGCTTCGACCTTGCCGCGGAACGCGAAACGCGCGGCGAACGCGCGTCAGAGCTGCTGGACATGGGTATCAAGTCGGTTTTGATGGCGCCGCTCACGATTCGTGGGCAACATCTGGGTGCGCTCACACTCCTGCGTGCGAATTTATCTTCCCGACGTGATTTTGGGCCGGCGGATCGCGCGCTCGCCGAGGAGTTTGCGCGTCGACTCTCATTCGCCATCGAAATCGAGAGGCTGTCCAAATGA